The Plasmodium berghei ANKA genome assembly, chromosome: 8 genome has a segment encoding these proteins:
- a CDS encoding tubulin-specific chaperone, putative: MNAYIKVDLIHNLYKNKKWVEIKLNKFDTLNNIKKKIYGHTGTLTNNMKLYAYNELDIENTQIHLNDNNLSLNDYGVKDNYIIYIHEINPTFHNDIIYNIDDDKNLEKLKHLKYEINDKDYDKRQDSFRKFIQKIKQNKKNISPKNQEENVQNLNHNLYDNELYKIGNRCRIKIGDRRGTLKFVGNIKNNDVVYVGVDLDEPLGNSDGFYQKKKLFECKGDKYGYIGNINSIEIGNFPPFDIMNFEEF; the protein is encoded by the coding sequence atgaatgcTTATATAAAGGTAGATTTAATACATAacttatataaaaacaaaaaatgggtagaaataaaactaaataaattcgatacattaaataatattaaaaagaaaatttatgGGCATACAGGGACtttaacaaataatatgaaattatatgcatataatgaattagatattgaaaatacacaaattcatttaaatgACAATAATCTATCTTTAAATGATTATGGTGTAAaagataattatataatatatatacatgaaATAAATCCAACATTTCATaatgatattatatataatatagatgatgataaaaatttagaaaaattaaagcatttaaaatatgaaattaaTGATAAGGATTATGATAAAAGACAAGATAGTTTTCGAaaatttattcaaaaaattaaacaaaataaaaaaaacatttcaCCAAAAAATCAAGAAGAAAATgtacaaaatttaaatcataatttatatgataatgAATTGTATAAAATAGGAAATAGATGTAGAATTAAAATAGGAGATAGAAGGGGAACTCTAAAATTTGttggaaatataaaaaataatgatgtGGTTTATGTTGGTGTTGATTTAGATGAGCCTTTAGGAAATTCTGACGgattttatcaaaaaaaaaaattatttgaatgtAAGGGAGATAAATATGGTTATATAGGAAATATTAATTCAATTGAAATTGGAAATTTTCCTCCTTTTGATATAATGAACTTTGAagaattttaa